The proteins below are encoded in one region of Effusibacillus dendaii:
- a CDS encoding HAD hydrolase-like protein, which produces MHRLFLWDIDGTILLAKGSGKRAMNRSFWELFHIPDAFDNIQMTGGLDMNFVQAAFANHQIPLDQIAPFFEAYYGNLQQELNNMTVTLMPGVIELLDKIEQTDFCFNSIATGNMERSARMKLEVFNLNRYFPVGGFCRSAGERYEVLLDGIRNAENYYQTNFTTGQVTVIGDTVEDIRAARKINASVIAVATGPTSYEQLASEKPDLLLLNLQDYNHIKMN; this is translated from the coding sequence ATGCACAGATTGTTTTTATGGGACATAGACGGCACGATTCTGCTTGCAAAGGGCAGCGGCAAACGGGCCATGAATCGTTCTTTTTGGGAGTTGTTTCATATACCCGACGCATTTGACAACATCCAGATGACGGGCGGTTTGGATATGAATTTTGTCCAGGCGGCTTTTGCCAACCATCAGATTCCGCTCGACCAGATAGCCCCTTTTTTCGAAGCGTATTATGGAAATTTGCAGCAGGAGTTAAACAACATGACGGTTACGCTGATGCCGGGCGTAATCGAACTGTTGGATAAAATTGAACAAACTGATTTTTGCTTTAATTCGATTGCGACCGGAAATATGGAGAGGTCCGCACGTATGAAATTAGAAGTATTCAATCTGAATCGGTATTTCCCTGTCGGCGGTTTTTGCCGATCCGCAGGAGAACGCTATGAAGTGCTGCTGGATGGGATTCGAAACGCAGAAAACTATTATCAAACGAATTTCACGACTGGCCAAGTAACCGTAATCGGCGACACGGTGGAAGACATTCGCGCAGCACGAAAAATCAACGCATCGGTAATTGCAGTTGCAACCGGGCCCACTTCTTATGAACAGTTGGCCTCTGAAAAACCGGATCTTTTATTGTTGAATTTACAGGACTACAACCATATTAAAATGAACTGA